From the genome of Verrucomicrobiia bacterium:
TTCGCGGAACGGTATTACAACCGGGAACGGCGCCACAGCGCCCTCGGTTACCAGAGCCCGGTGGACTTTGAACTGCAACTAAACTAAAACACCTATGCGCACCGCCCCTCCAAGGTGTCCATCAAACCGGGTGAGGCCCAATCTCTCTCGGTAGATTGCGTTTATGAGCTGCTTCCCGAAGGTGTTTAAGGTCCTTCCCATCTTGGTCTTGTTCCTATTCGGTTGCTCGGTGCCAAGTCCACATACGGATTCGATCGAAAAGAATAGTGCCTACACCCATGGGAACGTTCAGCTAAGCCTGAAGAAAGGGGTTACAACACAAGCGGAAGTTTTGGAGAAATTTGGGGCTCCAAATATTGCCACGATTGATGGCGAAGGTCGTGAGGTATGGACTTACCAGAAACACGCAACCGTGTCACGAGAAGCAGGTGGCTACGCGACGGTTATTCTGTTTGGCGGTGGAACGAGTGGTTTTGAACAGTCTTCAAAAACCATGACCCTCATAATCAAGTTTGACAGCAACAAGGTCGTCTCAGACTTCAACAGCATGTATTCAAGTTTTTGAACACACCATGAAACCAGTTCAAGTTCTACTTTTCTGTTTAGCGGTTGGCACTTTATCTGGCTGCGTAAGCGGTGGTGCCCCACAAAAGAATTCGTTAGAGTTACAGGCCTTTCAGAGAAAGGAATTCTCAACTTCTAAAAAGGTAGCTTTCGCTGCGACTGTATCAGTCTTTCAGGATCTTGGGTATATCATCAAAGCAGCCGATTTTCAGACGGGCCTGATTACCGCATCGAGCCCGACGAAGAATGTGGCCTTCTTCGGCATGCACATGAGCAATACAGAGGCGACTGCGTTTGTCGAAGAATTTGGAGCGGATAGAACTTTTATCCGGTTAAATTTTGTTGAGCAAAGGGAAGATTCTTCGGGCTACGGAATGAAATCAAAGAGCGATAAACCAATTATCGATCCAAAGATTTACGAAGCGTGCTTCCAAAAGATCCAAGAGGCAGTGTTTATTCGCACAAACACTCAATAGAGCGTCTTGATTTGACGTATAGCGCTTAGTCAATTCTACCAAAGCGCTCCCCCGCGCGCCACGCCCTCAATTGAACACCATGTTGCGCCGCACGAAGGTCGGCACATCCAAATCCTGACCATCGCGAATGGTGGGCTCGCTCTTGTCGAACCGGCCCTTGGAAACAATCTCCAGCGGCAGCTGGCCCTGACGCATCTTGGCGTTCGTTTTGCGGCCGCGCAAATTGCCGGACGCCTGGCGCCGGGCCAGTTCCTCCACCTGGTCGGGTGACATGTCAGGCCGGGGCGCCACATAACGGGAACGCGGCCGCGGGGTGGCTCGTTTCTCCAAAAATTCGGGTTCAATTTCGGATTCCAGTTCGCCGGGCGCCGGCCGGCCGCGCCGCAGTTTGGGCGCTTCGAGCGGTTCCACCGCCGCCGCGCCGGGCCGGGCGCCCACCAGCGTAATGTGCAGCCGGTCCCCAAGCGTGGCGTCCTCCGCTGCGCCAACGAACACCTGCGCCTCGCCGCAGCGGCTGTTCACCGCCTCCATGACGCGGCCCACTTCGGCCATCGTCAAATTCGCGCCCGCCGAAATGCCAACGAGCACGGCGCTGGTGCCCGCGAGCGCCGCGCCGCCTTCGAGCAGCGGATGCGCCAGCAGCATCTCCGCCGCCACGGCGGCACGGGACGAGCCGGCCGCCTCGACGGCGGCAAAGAACGCATCCTGATGGGCATTGCGCAGGACGGCGCACAGGTCCGTGAACTGCACGTCCATCAGGCCCCGCTGCGTCAGCAACCGCCACAAACCGCAGACGCCGTCGGCCATGCGCTCGTTGGCGAGGCGCAGCGTGTCCGCGACGGTGGTGCTTTCGTCCACGAGCTTGAACACTTTCTGGTTGGGCCAGCCCACCACGCCGTCGGCAAATTCGCGCAGTGCGTCATGCGCGCGTTCCGCCTGGCGCATCCGGCGGGCACCTTCGAAGTCGAACGGCAGGGCGACAAAGCCCAAAACCAGCGCGCCACATTCCTTCGCGGCCCGGGCCACCACGGGAGCAGCGCCGCTGCCGACACCGCCACCGAGCCCGGCAAAGAGAAAAACCACCTGCGCCCCCTCGCACAGGGACTTCAGCCGGCCGAATTGTTCCTCGGCCAGTTCCCGGCCGCGTTCGGGGTCGCCGCCCGTGCCGAGGCCGCGGAAAGTCCGGGCTTCCAGGCACACTTTTTCTGCGGCCGCGCATGCCGCGAGGGAGGCTTCGTCGGTGTCGATCACCGCGCTGCCGATGCCGGGCAGCGAGCGGGCCAGGAGCCGGTCCAGCATGGCGGCGCCCGCGTTGCCGACGCCGAGGAAGCGGATGGAGAGCGAGGAAGTTTGGTCGGTGTTCATGGCTTGCAGGGGCGCGGCTCAACCACGCCGGAAAAGGCTGCCCAAGGTGTTCTTCACGGTTTGCGCCAGCGGATGGCCCGCCCGCGGTTTGCGTTGCTGAAAGGAGCCGAAGCGGACCAGCCCGATGGCCGTGGCAAATTCCGGGTGATCGAGCGCGGCCTTGATGCCGTTGATGCAGTTGGTGCGCCCCAAGGTAATGGGCAGCCCGAACGCTTGTCCGGCGAGGTCGGCCACGCGCGGGATGCGCGCCCCGCCGCCGCAAAGGAACACGCCCGCTCCGAGATAATTCAGCAGCCCGGCGCGCTCGATGTCCTCGGCAATCAACTGAAAGGTTTCCTCGAGGCGCGCCGCCATGATGAGCTGGAGATGCTCCTTGCACACCGACCGGTCAAAGCCGGTCGAAGCGCTCTTGAACGTGATCATTTCCCCGCGCACGGCCGCGTCAAAAATGGCCGTGCCGTGCTCGATCTTGAGCGCCTCCGCCCGGCCCAGCGGCACCTTCAAGCCGAAGGCGAGGTCGTTGGATACGTGGTCGCCACCGACGGCCAGCGTGCCGGTGTGCTTGATGATGCCGTCCATGTAGACGACGTAATCGGTCGTGCCGCCGCCGAGGTCGATGACCAGCGCGCCCGTTTCCTTCTGCTCGTTGGTCAACACGGCAAGCGAGGCCGCGAGTCCGTTGTAAACCACCGCCTCGACCTCCAGTTGCAGCCCCTTCACGGCGCGCACGGCGTTGTGAATGCGGTTGGTGTTGCCGTGCACCACGTGGACGTCCACCTCGAGCCGCGCGCCCAGCATGCCGACAGGATTGGTCACCCCGGTCTGGCCGTCCACGACGAAGTGCTGGCGGATGGCGTGGATGATGGAGTTCTCGGCCGGCAAATTCACCGACTTGGCATTTTTCACCACGTCGTCCACGTCGTCCTGCGTGATTTCGCGGTCCGCCGACACAACGGGATGCACGCCGTGATTGGTGAAGCCGCGGAGGTGGCCGCCGGTCACGCCGAGGTAAACGCTGCGGATTTCCACGTCGGCCATCGCCTCGGCCTGCACGATGGCTTCGCGGATGGTTTCCTCGGCCGCCGGGGCATCGACAATTTCGCCCTTGCGCACGCCGCGCGACGGCGCCTGCCCGATGCCGATGATGTTCAGGGCCCCTTCGTCGCTCAGTTCGCCGACGACGGCGCAAACCTTGGACGTGCCAATTTCGAGGCCGACGATGATGGAGGATGAATCAAACATTGCGTCTGCGGGTGCGGGTGGGTTTGACCGGCTTGGGCGTCGGTGCGGGCACAGCGCTCGCTTCGAGCCAGGTCGCGGGAATATTGTTCGGAACCGCCAGATCGAGTGTGGCAATCGCGCGGCGATAGCGCATGCCCTGGTCATAAATCTCGCGCCAGCGCAGCAGTTGCTGGTCGAGTTCCCGCAGGCCAAAGGTGATCTCGCTGCCCTGCCCCGTGGTGGCCACGAGCACGTCCGGCGATGTGACATCCACGCGTTTCAAAACCACCAGCGCCGCCATGGGCGATTCGTTGAATTTGGCGATCAATTCCAGCGCCGCGCGCACCTGGGGCGACTCGACCCGCCGGCCGGTCTGCAGTTCATAGATGTTGACGCCCGTCAGCACCGGCAACGGCTCCTCGGGCTGCCCCAGCGGCGTCGTGCGCAGGCGCGGATCCAGCGGCAGCATGACGTAGCCTTCGGCGTCCAGCTGCATCGCCACCACCTGCAGTCCGCCGCCCGGACGCGGCCGGGCGACGTTGACCTCCGCGACGGCCTGGCGTTCCGTGACGCGGATGCGCAACACCCGCGGCAGCACGCGTTCCACCGTCACCGACTGGATGACGGGCACCAGTTCGAGGTCGCGCTTCACGTGCGCGAGGTCCAGCGCCATGAGGTTGTCGCCGATTTTCACCCCGGCCCAGCGCTTGATTTGATCGGGCAGGATGACGCCATCCGTGCGCGCATCCACTTCCGCGATGGAAAAGGCGGGGTTCTGGTAAACGAGCTCGTTGACCGCGAGTAAACCCGCGCGCCAGAGCAGGTAAAAACAGAAGACCGTGCCAAAGAGGACGCTCAAGCCGATGGCCAGGGCCCGGGTGCGCGTGGCCCGCGCCTGATCGGAGCGCAGCTTGACATCGAGCA
Proteins encoded in this window:
- a CDS encoding FtsQ-type POTRA domain-containing protein; the encoded protein is MWFKRKARNRRLHGGTVLDVKLRSDQARATRTRALAIGLSVLFGTVFCFYLLWRAGLLAVNELVYQNPAFSIAEVDARTDGVILPDQIKRWAGVKIGDNLMALDLAHVKRDLELVPVIQSVTVERVLPRVLRIRVTERQAVAEVNVARPRPGGGLQVVAMQLDAEGYVMLPLDPRLRTTPLGQPEEPLPVLTGVNIYELQTGRRVESPQVRAALELIAKFNESPMAALVVLKRVDVTSPDVLVATTGQGSEITFGLRELDQQLLRWREIYDQGMRYRRAIATLDLAVPNNIPATWLEASAVPAPTPKPVKPTRTRRRNV
- a CDS encoding cell division protein FtsZ, coding for MNTDQTSSLSIRFLGVGNAGAAMLDRLLARSLPGIGSAVIDTDEASLAACAAAEKVCLEARTFRGLGTGGDPERGRELAEEQFGRLKSLCEGAQVVFLFAGLGGGVGSGAAPVVARAAKECGALVLGFVALPFDFEGARRMRQAERAHDALREFADGVVGWPNQKVFKLVDESTTVADTLRLANERMADGVCGLWRLLTQRGLMDVQFTDLCAVLRNAHQDAFFAAVEAAGSSRAAVAAEMLLAHPLLEGGAALAGTSAVLVGISAGANLTMAEVGRVMEAVNSRCGEAQVFVGAAEDATLGDRLHITLVGARPGAAAVEPLEAPKLRRGRPAPGELESEIEPEFLEKRATPRPRSRYVAPRPDMSPDQVEELARRQASGNLRGRKTNAKMRQGQLPLEIVSKGRFDKSEPTIRDGQDLDVPTFVRRNMVFN
- the ftsA gene encoding cell division protein FtsA; the encoded protein is MFDSSSIIVGLEIGTSKVCAVVGELSDEGALNIIGIGQAPSRGVRKGEIVDAPAAEETIREAIVQAEAMADVEIRSVYLGVTGGHLRGFTNHGVHPVVSADREITQDDVDDVVKNAKSVNLPAENSIIHAIRQHFVVDGQTGVTNPVGMLGARLEVDVHVVHGNTNRIHNAVRAVKGLQLEVEAVVYNGLAASLAVLTNEQKETGALVIDLGGGTTDYVVYMDGIIKHTGTLAVGGDHVSNDLAFGLKVPLGRAEALKIEHGTAIFDAAVRGEMITFKSASTGFDRSVCKEHLQLIMAARLEETFQLIAEDIERAGLLNYLGAGVFLCGGGARIPRVADLAGQAFGLPITLGRTNCINGIKAALDHPEFATAIGLVRFGSFQQRKPRAGHPLAQTVKNTLGSLFRRG